DNA from Aquibium oceanicum:
TAACAGTCCGGACGTCCGCCGCCGCGCCGTCGGCAAACCGGGCCGCTTCGCCGCTTGCTTCAATGAGGCGTGGCAGCACCCGGATGCCGCGCTTCGCCAGGCTCTCGATGCTCCGGTCACGGTCAGGAAACGCATCGGATTGTCTAAGCTTTCTGCCAATCCGCGACTCCGCGGGGCTCTCAGTACGCCAAACAGGTTGAGCCACCACCAGATCGACTTGCCAAGCACTCGCTCGGGAAAGAGCTTGCGAGGCTTGCCCGTCGCCAGCATGGCGGGCTGCCTTTGTCGCACTTCCACAGCGATATCCCGTCCGCTTGCTCCATCTCCGACCACCAGGACCGGACCGTCGGGCAGCTGATTCGGATTGCGGTAGGTTTCGGTGGTCAGCTGGAGCACCTCGTGTCCGAACTGCGCCGCGACCTTCGGCACAAGCGCGACCTGGAACGCTCCGGTCGCGACGACCACCTCGCTGGCACTGATACGCGATCCATCGTCCAACGCAGCTTCAAATCCACCGTCTCCAGCCTTCGAGAGGCGGATCAGACGTCGACCAAGCTGGATCGGCAGTCGGAAACGTGTCGCATATGCTTCAATAGTCGGCGAACTCGTCGCGGCTCGCATAAAGTTCCCGGTTGCCCGCCAGGTCCAGTCCGGTAGGGCGCTGAACTGGCGTGGCGTGAACAGAGTGAGCGAGTCGTAGCGCACCGCCAGTTGTCTCCCACCCGACGATGACTGTCGATGATGACAAACGGCACGCGGGCATTCTTCAGGTGATACCCGGCTGCGAGCCCCGCCTGTCCGGCTCCGATCACTAAGACAGGTCTTTCCATCAGACAACGACGACTTGGGCTCCTACGGGCACACGCTCGTAAAGATCCTCAACATGCTCGTTCACCATCCTGATGCAGCCGTTGGAACAGCCTTGCCGATGGTCCAAGGCTCGGTCGTTCCGTGAATACGGGAGCGTGTCGCGGCCGTTACGATAAAGGTAGAGAGCCCGTGACCCCAATGGGTTGTTCGGCCCCCCTGGCACGCCGCCAGCATAGCGGCATATATTTCTTGGGATCGCGGCGGATCATATTGTCGGTTGGACGCCATGACGGCCATTTTGCCTTCCTGCCGATGATCGCCGAACCCGAAAACGCCAGGCCTGCCTTGCCGACACCAATGCCATAGCGACGCGCAAAGCCCGCACCGTCGACCAGATAGAGAAATCTCTCGCGCGGAACCACGACGATCGTTCCGGCCAGATAGTCATAGGGTGTCCTTACGACTTGCGGAAGGAAGCGCTCCTCGAGCACGAACTTGCGTTGCGCCCCGTTCGCCAAAGCCTGCCCGGGTGCCGCCAGCAAGGTGAACATGCCAAGGAAAAAAGTCCGTCGACCAATCCCGAGAGGCGACCGAACATCCCCGATTTCCTCGGAACTAATGCTCATGGCCATCGTCTCCTTCTGGCGGCGCGACATCCGGAACAAGCTTCTCCACCTTCGCGGCCGCCCGAAGCTCGGAAATGATTCGTCTTTCCTCCGTGGCTTCGAGTGCTTGCCGAACCTGCGGTGCGACGGCCTCGAAAGCTGGGGCAGGCCGATTGCGTGTCTCCTCAACCAGAACGACGTGGAAGCCGAAGGCGCTCGCAACGGGTGACTGCGTGAATTCGCCGGGCTGCAGTTTCGCCGCCGCCGCGTCGATCTCCGGCACGACCTGGCCTTCCGCCACAAAGCCGAGGTCTCCGCCCTTGATCTTGGAGACCTCGTCCACAGAGCGCTCCTGCGCCAACTCCGCGAAGGCCTTGCCCCCTTTAGTGCCTCAATGACCTCGACGGCATCGCTCTGGCTGCGAAGCAATATGTGGCGAAGTCGGCGCTCCGGAACAGGTGGGATCTTCCCTACCTGTTCGTCATAGGCCGCCTTCACCGCTTCATCTGTCACCGCCGCGGCGACGCGCTGCTCGAGGAAAAGCGAGCGCAAAGTTTGCGCCTCGAAGAAGGCCAGTTGCCGCTTGTATGCTTCTTGGTCGGCGACGTTGGCCTTACGCGCGGCCTCCGCGACCAATCTGAGCTCGATCAGAGCGTCCACCAGCATCGAGCGTTTCGCATCATCGGGCATCTGTCCGAGCTGCTGGAATACATCTGCTCGGCAATGGCAAGATCGTCTGCAGTGATGTCCTGGCCGTTGACGCGGCCGACGACGCTCGAGTCTTGCGCCTCGGCGACCGAGCCGAGCAAAAGCGACAACGAAACGATTGTCGTGCCGATCAAAATGCCGCTTTTCCGGTTCCTGTTTTGGTCCAGCCGATCATGAGAACCTCCCTATTGCCTGGCGGCGGCTACCAGCGGATCGATGATCTCGCTGAAGCGCTCGATGCTGAGCGCGCCCTTTTGCATCTGGCCGTTGATGAAGAAAGTGGGCGTGAATCGACGCCGAAGGATCGGCCCCCTTCGGCAACGGCTGTGACTTTCTCGAGCAGCCTGGTCTTGAAGGCATTTCTCGAAGTCGGCGGTGCCCATTCCGGTCATGCCCATGACGGATTTGAGCGCGGCTGTGCCGTCTGACACCCGCGCCCAATTGTCCTGAGTCCGATAGAGCAGGTCGATGGTGGGGTACCATTTGTCGTCGCTGACGCACCGCGCAAGCATGAAGCCTGCCGAGGCCCGCGGATCAAAGGGAAACTCCCGCATGATGAAGCGGACCTGACGCGTATCGACATACTTTTTCTTGAGCTCGGGCCACACATTTACATGAAAGGTGCGGCAATGGGGCAGGTCAGAGACGCGTATTCGATGATGGTAACGGACGCGTCGTCCGGCCCGAAACTCTTCTCCGGCAGCGGTCCCGGTGCCAGCAGGGCTTCCCTCGTTGGCTGGGCGGCAAGCAGGGCTGGATATGTGGCAGACATACCGACGGCAGCCATGCCGAAAATCAAATTGCGACGTTTCATCTTGGGTCCTTTCGTGAGGACGGCGTTATGCAAGCTCTAGCCCCTTGAGAGGCAAGGGGCCTCTCGCTAGAAAAGTGCGCCTGTGCCGGCCCGGACAATGATGGGGGTTGGCGTTGCGACGCGGTCGTACAAGTCGATGATGTCCTGGTTCATCAACCGGACGCAGCCGCTCGAAACCGCCTTGCCGATGGTCCAGAATTCGGGTGTTCCGTGAAGACGGTAAAGTGTGTCTTCGCCATTCTGGAATATGTACAGCGCTCGCGCGCCAAGCGGATTGTTGAGGCCAGGCGGTTGGCCGCCGTTTTCCGCGCTCCACTTCCCCAGTTCCGGCTGGCGTGCAATCATCTCGGCGGGAGGCGTCCATTTCGGCCACCGCTGCTTCCACTGGATCACGCCGTCACCCGACCATTCGAACCCCTGACGGCCGAGACCAACGCCATAGCGCATCGCCTTGCCACCCGGCCGGACGAGATAGAGAAAGAAATTTCTCGTATCCACGACGATCGTGCCGGGGCGCTCACCGGTGGGGTCGTCGACCAGCTGCCTGTAGAAGCGCTTGTTGACCTTGGACAGGTCAACGGCCGGGATCGGGAAATCTTCTTCCGGCATGGCGCGATAGATGGAAAGGTAGGATCGATCTTCCGCAGGTTTGATCTGCACCGGCTCTGCCGGTTCGTTGCCGGTGGTCGAGCAGGCAGGCAGGACGAACCCACCGGCTGCCGCCGCGCCGAGCCTGAGAATCTGCCGTCGGGAAAATCGTACGCGTACTTGTGTCTGGGTCACTTGTTATGCTCGCAATAGTATCATCAGGGTCGAGCGCCTGCGGTGCAGACGCTGCTCATATGAAGCAACGACCCATCGAGCACACCACGTCGACGGAACTGCCGGATGGTGCGACGGCGATCGTTTTCGCCTCTTCGTGAGGCTATCGGGGAGGTGGGACGACCAGGGCAACAATCCCCGGAGGGCCAGCGCCGGCAGGCGTCTCCAGAGGAGAAGCATGTATCTCGCAAAAAGCAGGTGCGTGCCATGCGGCAAGCCAGTTGCAGCCATCATGACACTTCGCGGCAGCCCCAAGTGAAGCGGGAGCGCCATCGTCGTCGGTGTCAGTCTCGATATATATCAGGACTGAGCCCTGCCTGAACGACTCCTCCTCGCCCGCCGCAGCCGTCGGCAGCGCAGCGTGGAGACTGACGAAACATAGCATCAGGAGAGCGAGCAGTGTCCGTCCCATCGCGTCACTCATTTGGCGAGTGAGGGTCGGCCAGTGCGGCTTCGGGACGGCTGATCGGCACCGATGTCAGCGAGGTCCGCTTGGCGAGAGCGGACTGCCCGCCCCGTTCCAGCAGCTTGCGGAAGCTCGGATGCATGCCTCCATCGGCATAGGCATGTGCCGAAAGCACGCTGCCGGTCGAAAGAAGATCGTCCATAGCGACGCGATCGGATTGCTGCCGTCCGGCGACCAACGGATCAGCAGCATTCAGTGCTGGCGGACATGCCGTCAAAGGATCCCGTGGCTCTCCACCTTCGAACTCTCTGTCGAAGAAGTAGCGTCGTTCGCAATAGGAAACCTTCGGTTGCCGCCGTGTGACCTCGAAAATGTCGTAGCCCAGCTTCAAGTCCGACCAAAACGAAAAGTTCGGATCGTTCCTGTATTTAGCCATGTTCTGTGGCGTCATCCGAAACGGAAACGCCTGGACCTGGAACGTCCCTTGGCCACCTTTCAGGGCCTCGCGCGCGACGGTATAGATCTCGCCAACGCCTTCGTCCGTCAGTGCGAAACACCCGGACGACGAGCAGGCGCCATGGACCATGAGCGCCTCCCCCGTATAGCCGAGCGCTGCTTCCAGCTTGTTCGGATAACCAAGATTGAAAGACAGATAGTATTGGGAGTTCGGATTCAGCATTCCGCGGACACATGATAGAATCCTTCAGGAGCCTGACGGTCCCCATCCCGCTTTTTCGGGCCGAGCTTTCCGGACCAGCGACACATCGGGTAAACCTTGAGAAGGGCGTATCTGCCGCTGCGATCCCGTTTCCATATCTCAAGTTCGCTCTCCTGCTTGAAAATCCGTACGAGGATCGGCGCGGAAGCCGACATGGATTTGCGCGACATTTCCGCCACGAGTGCCGCCGGGATTGCCTGGGTTGCCTTGCCGTCAACGTCGAGAACGGTCGAAACGCATGCGCTCAAAAAGAGCGCAAGCAGCGCAATCCCCCCTGTTCTGACGGCTGTGATCGTCATCGATAACCATATTCATCTGCACGTACTGATTTCCGGCAGCGCTTCGCAGAGTCCGGCCATCATAGTTAAAATGACGTTTCCGCCAACGAATTTCCGCGCGGCAAAGAATCACAGGGATGAGAGGTTGCCCGCGAGAGACAATGCATCGGTGAATGTGGCGATATACTACAGACGGTAATAAGTCTGCGAGCTGGCGATATCCTGTTTGTCAATCAGTTTAGTGGCCAGCCTCGTCCTCGACAATAACCATTGTATCGATTTTTCCCTTTTCTCCAAACTCGAGTTTCAATTGAAACGTGTCGCCGGGTCTTAGCGGCTTCTTCAGTCCGGAAATCCAGATATGCTCGCGCCATGGGGCAAGACCCAGCGGCTTACCCGGGCTCAGCGTTATGCGGGTGGGCCAACGTTCCACGCCATCCGCATCGACACGGAACCTGACGATCTCGGCGACGGATGTTTCCGCCCCTGTCAACTGTGCTTCCATCCTCCCTTCATTGAGAATGGCGCCATATACCGGTACGCCGTCGTCTCCTTCCGCCGGCGGTGGCGACCAGACGTGGCCGATCGAAATCTGGCCCAGCTTATAGCTGTGGGCGGCCGCGCCACTTGCGGCGAAAACCGCCAGAATGGCCCCCGAAGCCAGCGATCTGCCGATCCGCGGCCAAGGCTCGAACGCCGATGCCACGTTTGGCCAACCCCGTTCCCGGCGCTGAGATGGCCGCGCTTGCGTCGGACTATCTTCTCGGTGCGTCATTATCAAACTCCTGAGTTGAGGAGGTCGTCAGGCGTTCGTCCGTCTCGTCGGACCCCTTCGAAAGATTCCGTGCTGCTTCGATCTCCTGCGGTGACAGGTTCTTCTGCCGAAAGAAGGTATAAGACAGCGTCACTTCACGGAAATTCCGGGCATCCTTATCCTTCAGCATTTGCTCGTCGAGATACAAAACCAGAGGCATCCGCGCACTCTGACCCGGCCCCAGCTTCTCTTCCGTGAAACAGAAGCACTCGATTTTGAAGAAGAACGGAGCCGTCTGATACGGCGTGACGTTGAATGTGGCCCGTGCGACGACCGTTTCATCAGAAACATTTTTTGCGTAGTAATAGACCTTGGTGGGTACACCGAATTTTGTCTCTGTGCTTCGTTGCTCAGGGCGAAACTCCCAGGGAAGGTCCGGCGCGACATTTGCATCGAAAAACACTTTGACCGTCTCGTTGCTTGTCGCGGTCGGCATCGATCCATCGACCGATCGTTGGACCGTCCCGCCATAACCTGTCAGGTCGCAAAACATTCGGTAGAGGGTAGGTGAATATGCGACGAGACCTGTCATGGCGACCAATATTCCGGCGCTGGCCATCACGGGCCAGCGTTTGCGCGAGCGATGCTCCATGGGTCACGACCTCCTCTGATCCTCTTGACCGAGCAGGTTGTTTTATGATCAACGATCTGACAACGTGACATCAAGGCGCGGGCGCTCGATGCGCTGCCTCCTATCATTCTGGTATCGGCAAGCGTCAAAGAACCGCACCGGCTGAAGCTCGTGGGGCTGTTGAATAACGTTCTGGCGTGGAGGAAACTCACTTCGGATACAAAGAGAAGCAGACATAGCCATGCCGGAAGCACTGGAATGCCTTCCTCCCCAGGAGTCCCTGCTCCTTGCGCGCAAAAGACGGCGTATGAACTGGGTGCTGTGCGTGCTGTTGGTGACGTTCGTCGTTGCCGTGTACTGGATAAGTTTCAGTCACGTTCGGACTGAGACGAACGAAACTCAATCATCCTCCGAACTGGGTAACGGTCCAATCACCCACGCTTGAGTGGCCGACAGCCCCTATCGGTGAGAAGGTGGACCGACTTAGCGTTCAATTCGGTCCATTTCTCGATGATTTTTCGCTTGGCCTGCTTTACGTTAATCGTACCGATCGCCTACTTGGTACTGTCCTCGGTGTTCCGACTGGTGTGCGTCGGGCTCGGTCATAACAATCTTGAGATGCTATACGGCGGCACTGCGGTCTATCTGTTTACGCTGGCGGCCGCCGCGGAAGGCGCGTACTTCCTGCCTGAGGAAATCAGAAGCTCGTCCTCATTCACCAGGCTGACCCAGCGATTCAGGTCTTCTCCAGACTGGCGCTTAAGATAATAGATTTCCGTGTCCTTCCACAGGAGGACCTTCTGCTCCAGATTGTCCAGGATAAAGTCACCGAGATCCGTGACCACCGTCAGGACCGCGTGTCCTCCGCCCTTGGCATCACGGGCGACCGTCAACAAGAGAGCTCCCAAAGGATAGCCCATCTCGTTCAGGCGTTTGCGTTTCTCAAGGGCATAGTCCTCGCAATCCCCCACGGTTGTCGGGTATTCCCATCGCTCTTCGACGCCGAAGATCTCCATGTCGGTAAGCGGAGCGACCGCAGTGTTCACATCCGCGTTGATCGAGACGATCTCCCGCCATCTCGGCTTCGTAAGCTTGATCATCGAGCCTTCCGGTGACCGGGCACACTCGCTCCGGTAGCGCCTGCAATACTCGTAGTATCCGACCGGCATGGTGGTCGTCCCGAATGTAATCATATTGCTGGCTCGGGTGGGCTGTGTCGGATTGAAGTGAAAGGCATTGGCTGACGCCATGACGCATGACATCCCAAGCGCCAGGGCGCAAACAACAAAGCGCATCATTGAACCGTCTCCCCGTAGTGTTGGGAAACAGATACAGGATAAGCCTCAAAACGATGGAAAATCAGTGGGTTAAATTAAGGGAGAACTATCTGAAAATTTTATGCGCCGCTTCAATGTTTGATTCACCGATGGGGAACGCATACGCGATCAGTCAGTGGCGACGTCTCCCTGGCCGTGATGATGTAGCGTCAACTGATCGCGAGATTGGACGACATTGGCGGTAACCTCTAGTTCCCGGCCGCCTTCGAATACCAGTGTAAAGCGGCTGTCAGCCAACCTGTCAGTTCGGGGCAGGGGATCCTCCAGGAGCAAGCGAATGCCGCTAGGGCGCATCGTCAATTCGGCGTGTCCCGGCACAGGAACAATTCCTTCCACTGGCCCGGTGCTGGTCCGGCCCGAACTCATTTCGGTTCGCAAGATGGAGATCTTGCCGAATGCATCGCTTCGGATCGCCTCTAGGCTGATCTGCTGGTTGGTGCCATTCCAGATTGTGAGATAGCCTTCAGCGCCGTCGTCCTCGTTCTCTGCCACCAGGATCTCCGCGTGCTCGACCGTCAAAATCGGCGGTGGCTTGCCATGATCTTGTACACCGTCGGAAGCCTCCACCTGCGTGGCCACGACGAAGATTGCCAGCGCCGCCGTCAAAAGTGCTCTATTCACAAGCAATTGTCCCCTATCCAGTGCCTGCCCCTTGGTTGAGCACAATCTGGGCAAACCTGTGATCAATGCTGCCGGACAATGCGGCAATTGAACGCGTTTGCAGGGAGAAATCCTAAGCCATAATAACTATAGATACTGGAGGAACATATGCTGACGATTGGAGAACTGTCGCGGGCAACCGGCGTCAAAATTCCTACGATACGGTACTATGAACAGATGGGATTGATGGCTGCTGCCGAACGCTCCGGAGGCAACCAGCGGCGATATGAATCACATGATCGAGAGCGCCTGTCGTTTATCAAGCATGCTCGGGATCTGGGGTTCACAATCGAGGCCATCAGGGAGCTCCTGAAACTAAGCGCCCATCCCGACCGTCCTTGCGTGGATGCCGATGAAATCGCCGTCCGGCAGCTTCAGGCCGTTCGCAACAAGATCGCCAAGCTCCGTCTTCTCGAGAAGGAGCTTGATCGCATGACGTCCCGCAACCACGACGACCAGATCAAACACTGCTACGTCCTGCGGTCTCTCGCCAACCACGACATGTGCGTGAGCGAACACTAGTAGCGACCTCTGCGAAAATCCAAACGTCGGCTTCTCGCACGATCCCAGAAAGTTTTCTGAATTGCGGCGCGACGTCAGCCAGCGCCTCTTGCAAAAAGCGCTTTCCTAACTTTAAATGCAAATAAGTCGCAACTGCAAAACATGAGATCAATATGGCCGATCCGACGTCGGACGTCGCCAACGGCTGGAAGGGCAGGTCGAGTGCCCCTTCGATGTCCGATGTGCACCGGTCTGTGCCCGTGCAGGGCATGCACTCGTCCTGGCGCCGGGCCGCAGCCTTCATCGGTCCAGGCTATCTCGTCGCCGTCGGCTACATGGACCCCGGCAACTGGGCGACGTCGATCGCAGGCGGATCGCGCTTCGGATACACCCTGCTCGTGGTGGCCCTGATCTCAAACATCATGGCGATCATCCTCCAATCCCTTTGCGCGCGGCTCGCCATCGCGTCCGGTAGGGACCTGGCGCAGGCTTGCAAGGATGCGTATCCAAAGTTCGTGTCGCGTACCCTGTGGGTGCTGGCCGAGATCGCGATCATCGCGACCGACATCGCCGAGGTCATCGGAACGGCCATCGGCTTGAACCTGCTCTTTGGCATCCCGCTGGAAATTGGCGTCGTGATCACCGCGCTTGACGTTTTCCTCATTCTCTATCTGCAAAGGCTTGGCTTCCGCTGGGTCGAAGCTCTGGTGATCGCGCTGCTTGCCGTAATTGCCGTCTGCTTCGTGCTTCAGATTCTTCTGGCGGATCCAAACTGGGGCGACGTCATCCGCGGGTTCGCCCCGACCACCGAGATCGTCACCAATCCTGAATTGCTCTACCTCGCTCTCGGCATCCTCGGCGCGACGGTGATGCCGCATAACCTCTATCTCCACTGCGGGATCGTCCAGACGAGGAATTATGGCGACAGCCTGCCGGAAAAGCGCGAAGCGCTGAAGTTCGCCACGATCGACTCCACGGTCGCACTGATGTTTGCGCTCTGCGTGAATGCGTCGATCCTCATCCTTGCCGCCGCCACGTTCAACACGACCGGGAGGACGGAAATCGCCGAATTGGGCCAGGCCCACAGCTTGCTGGCACCGATGCTCGGTGCGGCCATCGCGCCGACCTTGTTCGGAATCGCGCTCCTGTGCTGTGGCATAAACTCGACGGTGACGGCGACCCTGGCGGGACAGATCGTCATGGAAGGATTCCTCGATATCAAGCTGCCACCCTGGCTTCGCCGGCTCATCACGCGGGCGATCGCCATCATCCCGGCCGCGGCGATCACAATCTGGTACGGAGAGAGCGGCACCGCCCAGCTCCTGATCTTGACTCAGGTGATCCTCAGCCTTCAGCTGTCATTCGCCGTCTTTCCATTGGTGATGTTCACGGCCGACCGGAAAAAGATGGGTGAACTGGTGGCGCCCCGTGCGCTGGTCGCCGTCGCCTTCTTCATCGCCTTTGCCATCGCTGCCCTGAACGTCAAACTGCTCTTTGACTTTCTTGCGTCCACGGCCTGATCCCGGCGCCCTCACGCCTCTGTGTCGTCCTCGAACCGGCAGAAGTAGGTCACCCGATCGGCGGCGCCGTTGGATGAAGGAACGTTACGCAGAATGACCTTGACGACCGAGCTGCTCGCGGGCGCGACTATATTCCCGGCAATCGTCACCGTCGGATGGTCATCCGGGATGAGCTCGAAGGCTGTCTCGTCCCCGCGGGTCTGGCCGAAACGGACCGTCCCTGTATCGTAGTCGCCCTCCGCGGCATAGGTCGTCTCCATCCTCCTTTGATCCAGGAACAGATAGTATTCCATGTCCGAACCGAACGGCACTCGGCCCCAAAGCAATGCGTCGGCCTTCTCACGGGACGGCCTGATGCGCCGCACGAGCGCATCACAGTCCGCGGAGGAAGGTACTGCTCCTTGCTCTGGAAACCACAGGAACACTCCCGTCGGCGCCTTTGCCAAAGCCGGTAAAACGCCGGCAAGCGATGCCGCAAGCAAAACGGCGATTGTCTGCCTTAGCCGCATGCTCGCCTTCCGATCCGCGCGTCTTGATGCATCCGCTCACCGTACCTGAAGTTGGGATCGATGGCCTGTCCTATGGAAGTGTGAGCCTCGCAATGACTGGAAGGTGATTTGAGCCAAATTTTGGCCCCATCGCCAAGCTGTCCAATCCCACCGCCGGCGACAGCACGATGCGATCGATTGGTGTCCCGAGCTGCGTCCACGATCCGAACCTTATGCTGAATCGGGTCGGCAGGGGCCACCATCGGGATTCAGTCGTCCTGTAACCCGTGGAGGACAACAGGTTTTTGAAGAAGGGAGACCACGAGGCGGTGTTCCAGTCTCCCGCGACGACAACGGGGGTGTCGTGCCGTTCCGACCTGAGCGCCTGTGCAAGATCACGCAGATAGGCCGACCGCTCGCGCCACATGCGTGGACTTCTCGGCGTCTGCGGATGAACCGCATAGACGATGAGGGTCCGGCCTCCCACAAGCAGTTCATAGCGGACGGCAAACCTACCGCCCGTGTC
Protein-coding regions in this window:
- a CDS encoding cytochrome c oxidase assembly protein, with the protein product MEHRSRKRWPVMASAGILVAMTGLVAYSPTLYRMFCDLTGYGGTVQRSVDGSMPTATSNETVKVFFDANVAPDLPWEFRPEQRSTETKFGVPTKVYYYAKNVSDETVVARATFNVTPYQTAPFFFKIECFCFTEEKLGPGQSARMPLVLYLDEQMLKDKDARNFREVTLSYTFFRQKNLSPQEIEAARNLSKGSDETDERLTTSSTQEFDNDAPRR
- a CDS encoding NAD(P)-binding domain-containing protein, with product MRYDSLTLFTPRQFSALPDWTWRATGNFMRAATSSPTIEAYATRFRLPIQLGRRLIRLSKAGDGGFEAALDDGSRISASEVVVATGAFQVALVPKVAAQFGHEVLQLTTETYRNPNQLPDGPVLVVGDGASGRDIAVEVRQRQPAMLATGKPRKLFPERVLGKSIWWWLNLFGVLRAPRSRGLAESLDNPMRFLTVTGASRAWRSAASGCCHASLKQAAKRPGLPTARRRTSGLLYGLSAIGRHNLARYRRCEGA
- a CDS encoding L,D-transpeptidase, translating into MTQTQVRVRFSRRQILRLGAAAAGGFVLPACSTTGNEPAEPVQIKPAEDRSYLSIYRAMPEEDFPIPAVDLSKVNKRFYRQLVDDPTGERPGTIVVDTRNFFLYLVRPGGKAMRYGVGLGRQGFEWSGDGVIQWKQRWPKWTPPAEMIARQPELGKWSAENGGQPPGLNNPLGARALYIFQNGEDTLYRLHGTPEFWTIGKAVSSGCVRLMNQDIIDLYDRVATPTPIIVRAGTGALF
- a CDS encoding transglutaminase-like cysteine peptidase, with translation MMRFVVCALALGMSCVMASANAFHFNPTQPTRASNMITFGTTTMPVGYYEYCRRYRSECARSPEGSMIKLTKPRWREIVSINADVNTAVAPLTDMEIFGVEERWEYPTTVGDCEDYALEKRKRLNEMGYPLGALLLTVARDAKGGGHAVLTVVTDLGDFILDNLEQKVLLWKDTEIYYLKRQSGEDLNRWVSLVNEDELLISSGRKYAPSAAAASVNR
- a CDS encoding thioredoxin domain-containing protein; amino-acid sequence: MWPELKKKYVDTRQVRFIMREFPFDPRASAGFMLARCVSDDKWYPTIDLLYRTQDNWARVSDGTAALKSVMGMTGMGTADFEKCLQDQAARESHSRCRRGPILRRRFTPTFFINGQMQKGALSIERFSEIIDPLVAAARQ
- a CDS encoding Nramp family divalent metal transporter, encoding MADPTSDVANGWKGRSSAPSMSDVHRSVPVQGMHSSWRRAAAFIGPGYLVAVGYMDPGNWATSIAGGSRFGYTLLVVALISNIMAIILQSLCARLAIASGRDLAQACKDAYPKFVSRTLWVLAEIAIIATDIAEVIGTAIGLNLLFGIPLEIGVVITALDVFLILYLQRLGFRWVEALVIALLAVIAVCFVLQILLADPNWGDVIRGFAPTTEIVTNPELLYLALGILGATVMPHNLYLHCGIVQTRNYGDSLPEKREALKFATIDSTVALMFALCVNASILILAAATFNTTGRTEIAELGQAHSLLAPMLGAAIAPTLFGIALLCCGINSTVTATLAGQIVMEGFLDIKLPPWLRRLITRAIAIIPAAAITIWYGESGTAQLLILTQVILSLQLSFAVFPLVMFTADRKKMGELVAPRALVAVAFFIAFAIAALNVKLLFDFLASTA
- a CDS encoding peptidylprolyl isomerase, giving the protein MDEVSKIKGGDLGFVAEGQVVPEIDAAAAKLQPGEFTQSPVASAFGFHVVLVEETRNRPAPAFEAVAPQVRQALEATEERRIISELRAAAKVEKLVPDVAPPEGDDGHEH
- a CDS encoding MerR family transcriptional regulator — encoded protein: MLTIGELSRATGVKIPTIRYYEQMGLMAAAERSGGNQRRYESHDRERLSFIKHARDLGFTIEAIRELLKLSAHPDRPCVDADEIAVRQLQAVRNKIAKLRLLEKELDRMTSRNHDDQIKHCYVLRSLANHDMCVSEH
- a CDS encoding L,D-transpeptidase gives rise to the protein MAMSISSEEIGDVRSPLGIGRRTFFLGMFTLLAAPGQALANGAQRKFVLEERFLPQVVRTPYDYLAGTIVVVPRERFLYLVDGAGFARRYGIGVGKAGLAFSGSAIIGRKAKWPSWRPTDNMIRRDPKKYMPLCWRRARGAEQPIGVTGSLPLS
- a CDS encoding copper chaperone PCu(A)C; the encoded protein is MASAFEPWPRIGRSLASGAILAVFAASGAAAHSYKLGQISIGHVWSPPPAEGDDGVPVYGAILNEGRMEAQLTGAETSVAEIVRFRVDADGVERWPTRITLSPGKPLGLAPWREHIWISGLKKPLRPGDTFQLKLEFGEKGKIDTMVIVEDEAGH
- a CDS encoding endonuclease/exonuclease/phosphatase family protein, whose translation is MTANVYVDNPDPADFLSLPLVSAADILVLQEMTPRWQDALAASGVWPFESSRDLHANTDMKLFSRFPILTERTVSPESADTGGRFAVRYELLVGGRTLIVYAVHPQTPRSPRMWRERSAYLRDLAQALRSERHDTPVVVAGDWNTASWSPFFKNLLSSTGYRTTESRWWPLPTRFSIRFGSWTQLGTPIDRIVLSPAVGLDSLAMGPKFGSNHLPVIARLTLP
- a CDS encoding L,D-transpeptidase yields the protein MPGGPNNPLGSRALYLYRNGRDTLPYSRNDRALDHRQGCSNGCIRMVNEHVEDLYERVPVGAQVVVV
- a CDS encoding copper chaperone PCu(A)C produces the protein MTAALAIFVVATQVEASDGVQDHGKPPPILTVEHAEILVAENEDDGAEGYLTIWNGTNQQISLEAIRSDAFGKISILRTEMSSGRTSTGPVEGIVPVPGHAELTMRPSGIRLLLEDPLPRTDRLADSRFTLVFEGGRELEVTANVVQSRDQLTLHHHGQGDVATD